From Pan troglodytes isolate AG18354 chromosome 11, NHGRI_mPanTro3-v2.0_pri, whole genome shotgun sequence, the proteins below share one genomic window:
- the GBGT1 gene encoding globoside alpha-1,3-N-acetylgalactosaminyltransferase 1 isoform X14 has translation MKLHYKREKPLQPMVWSQYPQPKLLEHRGGSQCPRPPCCQAHTAADTHTLVGAHRLRGNLQPRAPAAHLPATEPDHWGHGVCRGESFLESAEEFFMRGYRVHYYIFTDNPAAIPGIPLGPHRLLSSIPIQGHSHWEETSMRRMETISQHIAKRAHREVDYLFCLDVDMVFRNPWGPETLGDLVAAIHPSYYAVSRQQFPYERRRVSTAFVADSEGDFYYGGAVFGGQVARVYEFTRGCHMAILADKANGIMAAWREESHLNRHFISNKPSKVLSPKYLWDDRKPQPPSLKLIRFSTLDKDISCLRS, from the exons ATGAAGCTGCACTACAAGAGGGAGAAGCCACTCCAGCCCATGGTATG GTCACAGTACCCTCAGCCCAAGCTGCTGGAGCACAG GGGAGGGTCTCAGTGCCCACGGCCCCCCTGCTGCCAGGCCCACACAGCTGCTGACACTCACACCCTGGTTGGCGCCCATCGTCTCCGAGGGAACCTTCAACCCAGAGCTCCTGCAGCACATCTACCAGCCACTGAACCTGACCATTGGGGTCACGGTGTTTGCCGTGGGGAA TCCTTCCTGGAGTCAGCCGAGGAGTTCTTCATGCGTGGGTACCGGGTGCACTACTACATCTTCACTGACAACCCTGCAGCCATTCCCGGCATCCCGCTGGGTCCCCACCGGCTCCTCAGCTCCATCCCCATCCAGGGTCACTCCCACTGGGAGGAGACATCCATGCGCCGGATGGAGACCATCAGCCAGCACATTGCTAAGAGGGCTCACCGGGAGGTGGACTACCTCTTCTGCCTTGATGTGGACATGGTGTTTCGGAACCCGTGGGGCCCTGAGACCTTGGGAGACCTGGTGGCTGCCATTCACCCAAGCTACTACGCCGTTTCCCGCCAGCAGTTCCCCTATGAGCGCAGGCGTGTTTCCACTGCCTTTGTGGCAGACAGCGAAGGGGACTTCTATTATGGTGGGGCAGTCTTCGGGGGGCAGGTGGCCAGGGTATATGAGTTTACTAGGGGCTGCCACATGGCCATCCTGGCGGACAAGGCCAATGGCATCATGGCAGCCTGGCGGGAGGAAAGCCATCTAAACCGTCACTTCATCTCAAACAAGCCGTCCAAGGTGCTGTCCCCCAAGTACCTCTGGGACGACAGGAAGCCCCAGCCACCCAGCCTGAAGCTGATCCGCTTTTCTACACTGGACAAGGATATCAGCTGCCTGAGGAGCTGA
- the GBGT1 gene encoding globoside alpha-1,3-N-acetylgalactosaminyltransferase 1 isoform X17, whose translation MKLHYKREKPLQPMVTVPSAQAAGAQAHTAADTHTLVGAHRLRGNLQPRAPAAHLPATEPDHWGHGVCRGESFLESAEEFFMRGYRVHYYIFTDNPAAIPGIPLGPHRLLSSIPIQGHSHWEETSMRRMETISQHIAKRAHREVDYLFCLDVDMVFRNPWGPETLGDLVAAIHPSYYAVSRQQFPYERRRVSTAFVADSEGDFYYGGAVFGGQVARVYEFTRGCHMAILADKANGIMAAWREESHLNRHFISNKPSKVLSPKYLWDDRKPQPPSLKLIRFSTLDKDISCLRS comes from the exons ATGAAGCTGCACTACAAGAGGGAGAAGCCACTCCAGCCCATG GTCACAGTACCCTCAGCCCAAGCTGCTGGAGCACAG GCCCACACAGCTGCTGACACTCACACCCTGGTTGGCGCCCATCGTCTCCGAGGGAACCTTCAACCCAGAGCTCCTGCAGCACATCTACCAGCCACTGAACCTGACCATTGGGGTCACGGTGTTTGCCGTGGGGAA TCCTTCCTGGAGTCAGCCGAGGAGTTCTTCATGCGTGGGTACCGGGTGCACTACTACATCTTCACTGACAACCCTGCAGCCATTCCCGGCATCCCGCTGGGTCCCCACCGGCTCCTCAGCTCCATCCCCATCCAGGGTCACTCCCACTGGGAGGAGACATCCATGCGCCGGATGGAGACCATCAGCCAGCACATTGCTAAGAGGGCTCACCGGGAGGTGGACTACCTCTTCTGCCTTGATGTGGACATGGTGTTTCGGAACCCGTGGGGCCCTGAGACCTTGGGAGACCTGGTGGCTGCCATTCACCCAAGCTACTACGCCGTTTCCCGCCAGCAGTTCCCCTATGAGCGCAGGCGTGTTTCCACTGCCTTTGTGGCAGACAGCGAAGGGGACTTCTATTATGGTGGGGCAGTCTTCGGGGGGCAGGTGGCCAGGGTATATGAGTTTACTAGGGGCTGCCACATGGCCATCCTGGCGGACAAGGCCAATGGCATCATGGCAGCCTGGCGGGAGGAAAGCCATCTAAACCGTCACTTCATCTCAAACAAGCCGTCCAAGGTGCTGTCCCCCAAGTACCTCTGGGACGACAGGAAGCCCCAGCCACCCAGCCTGAAGCTGATCCGCTTTTCTACACTGGACAAGGATATCAGCTGCCTGAGGAGCTGA
- the GBGT1 gene encoding globoside alpha-1,3-N-acetylgalactosaminyltransferase 1 isoform X15 yields the protein MKLHYKREKPLQPMVWSQYPQPKLLEHRPTQLLTLTPWLAPIVSEGTFNPELLQHIYQPLNLTIGVTVFAVGKYTHFIQSFLESAEEFFMRGYRVHYYIFTDNPAAIPGIPLGPHRLLSSIPIQGHSHWEETSMRRMETISQHIAKRAHREVDYLFCLDVDMVFRNPWGPETLGDLVAAIHPSYYAVSRQQFPYERRRVSTAFVADSEGDFYYGGAVFGGQVARVYEFTRGCHMAILADKANGIMAAWREESHLNRHFISNKPSKVLSPKYLWDDRKPQPPSLKLIRFSTLDKDISCLRS from the exons ATGAAGCTGCACTACAAGAGGGAGAAGCCACTCCAGCCCATGGTATG GTCACAGTACCCTCAGCCCAAGCTGCTGGAGCACAG GCCCACACAGCTGCTGACACTCACACCCTGGTTGGCGCCCATCGTCTCCGAGGGAACCTTCAACCCAGAGCTCCTGCAGCACATCTACCAGCCACTGAACCTGACCATTGGGGTCACGGTGTTTGCCGTGGGGAA GTACACTCATTTCATCCAGTCCTTCCTGGAGTCAGCCGAGGAGTTCTTCATGCGTGGGTACCGGGTGCACTACTACATCTTCACTGACAACCCTGCAGCCATTCCCGGCATCCCGCTGGGTCCCCACCGGCTCCTCAGCTCCATCCCCATCCAGGGTCACTCCCACTGGGAGGAGACATCCATGCGCCGGATGGAGACCATCAGCCAGCACATTGCTAAGAGGGCTCACCGGGAGGTGGACTACCTCTTCTGCCTTGATGTGGACATGGTGTTTCGGAACCCGTGGGGCCCTGAGACCTTGGGAGACCTGGTGGCTGCCATTCACCCAAGCTACTACGCCGTTTCCCGCCAGCAGTTCCCCTATGAGCGCAGGCGTGTTTCCACTGCCTTTGTGGCAGACAGCGAAGGGGACTTCTATTATGGTGGGGCAGTCTTCGGGGGGCAGGTGGCCAGGGTATATGAGTTTACTAGGGGCTGCCACATGGCCATCCTGGCGGACAAGGCCAATGGCATCATGGCAGCCTGGCGGGAGGAAAGCCATCTAAACCGTCACTTCATCTCAAACAAGCCGTCCAAGGTGCTGTCCCCCAAGTACCTCTGGGACGACAGGAAGCCCCAGCCACCCAGCCTGAAGCTGATCCGCTTTTCTACACTGGACAAGGATATCAGCTGCCTGAGGAGCTGA
- the GBGT1 gene encoding globoside alpha-1,3-N-acetylgalactosaminyltransferase 1 isoform X18 translates to MVTVPSAQAAGAQAHTAADTHTLVGAHRLRGNLQPRAPAAHLPATEPDHWGHGVCRGESFLESAEEFFMRGYRVHYYIFTDNPAAIPGIPLGPHRLLSSIPIQGHSHWEETSMRRMETISQHIAKRAHREVDYLFCLDVDMVFRNPWGPETLGDLVAAIHPSYYAVSRQQFPYERRRVSTAFVADSEGDFYYGGAVFGGQVARVYEFTRGCHMAILADKANGIMAAWREESHLNRHFISNKPSKVLSPKYLWDDRKPQPPSLKLIRFSTLDKDISCLRS, encoded by the exons ATG GTCACAGTACCCTCAGCCCAAGCTGCTGGAGCACAG GCCCACACAGCTGCTGACACTCACACCCTGGTTGGCGCCCATCGTCTCCGAGGGAACCTTCAACCCAGAGCTCCTGCAGCACATCTACCAGCCACTGAACCTGACCATTGGGGTCACGGTGTTTGCCGTGGGGAA TCCTTCCTGGAGTCAGCCGAGGAGTTCTTCATGCGTGGGTACCGGGTGCACTACTACATCTTCACTGACAACCCTGCAGCCATTCCCGGCATCCCGCTGGGTCCCCACCGGCTCCTCAGCTCCATCCCCATCCAGGGTCACTCCCACTGGGAGGAGACATCCATGCGCCGGATGGAGACCATCAGCCAGCACATTGCTAAGAGGGCTCACCGGGAGGTGGACTACCTCTTCTGCCTTGATGTGGACATGGTGTTTCGGAACCCGTGGGGCCCTGAGACCTTGGGAGACCTGGTGGCTGCCATTCACCCAAGCTACTACGCCGTTTCCCGCCAGCAGTTCCCCTATGAGCGCAGGCGTGTTTCCACTGCCTTTGTGGCAGACAGCGAAGGGGACTTCTATTATGGTGGGGCAGTCTTCGGGGGGCAGGTGGCCAGGGTATATGAGTTTACTAGGGGCTGCCACATGGCCATCCTGGCGGACAAGGCCAATGGCATCATGGCAGCCTGGCGGGAGGAAAGCCATCTAAACCGTCACTTCATCTCAAACAAGCCGTCCAAGGTGCTGTCCCCCAAGTACCTCTGGGACGACAGGAAGCCCCAGCCACCCAGCCTGAAGCTGATCCGCTTTTCTACACTGGACAAGGATATCAGCTGCCTGAGGAGCTGA
- the GBGT1 gene encoding globoside alpha-1,3-N-acetylgalactosaminyltransferase 1 isoform X19, whose translation MRGYRVHYYIFTDNPAAIPGIPLGPHRLLSSIPIQGHSHWEETSMRRMETISQHIAKRAHREVDYLFCLDVDMVFRNPWGPETLGDLVAAIHPSYYAVSRQQFPYERRRVSTAFVADSEGDFYYGGAVFGGQVARVYEFTRGCHMAILADKANGIMAAWREESHLNRHFISNKPSKVLSPKYLWDDRKPQPPSLKLIRFSTLDKDISCLRS comes from the coding sequence ATGCGTGGGTACCGGGTGCACTACTACATCTTCACTGACAACCCTGCAGCCATTCCCGGCATCCCGCTGGGTCCCCACCGGCTCCTCAGCTCCATCCCCATCCAGGGTCACTCCCACTGGGAGGAGACATCCATGCGCCGGATGGAGACCATCAGCCAGCACATTGCTAAGAGGGCTCACCGGGAGGTGGACTACCTCTTCTGCCTTGATGTGGACATGGTGTTTCGGAACCCGTGGGGCCCTGAGACCTTGGGAGACCTGGTGGCTGCCATTCACCCAAGCTACTACGCCGTTTCCCGCCAGCAGTTCCCCTATGAGCGCAGGCGTGTTTCCACTGCCTTTGTGGCAGACAGCGAAGGGGACTTCTATTATGGTGGGGCAGTCTTCGGGGGGCAGGTGGCCAGGGTATATGAGTTTACTAGGGGCTGCCACATGGCCATCCTGGCGGACAAGGCCAATGGCATCATGGCAGCCTGGCGGGAGGAAAGCCATCTAAACCGTCACTTCATCTCAAACAAGCCGTCCAAGGTGCTGTCCCCCAAGTACCTCTGGGACGACAGGAAGCCCCAGCCACCCAGCCTGAAGCTGATCCGCTTTTCTACACTGGACAAGGATATCAGCTGCCTGAGGAGCTGA